Within Cellulophaga sp. L1A9, the genomic segment TATAAATCCAAATAGAGGGACACCAACAATAACGCCTATTAGGGTTATTAATGGGTGTACATTATCAATCCTTTTTAGAATGACTAGGCGGAGTAGGTTATCTGTAGATCCAATAACAACCAATCCGTAGATAAGTATTCCCCAGGCCTGAAAATCTTTTCCAGAAGCTAAGGTTAAGATAAAAACGGGTAATGTTCCTATAAATGTGCCAATAAAAGGAATCATAGAACCAACAAATACGATAACGGCCCAAAAGAAAGGTTGTTCGATATTAAATATTAAGAAACCAATAAGTGCTACAATACCTTGGGCAAAAGCTACCAACGGAATCCCTAAAGCATTGGAGCGTACCATTGCTTGCACATCTTTACCTATAATTTTCAAATTATCATTACCAATAGGAATATATTCATAAAGAGACTCCCTTAGTTGTCTGCGATTGGTAAGCATATAATACAGCATAAAATACATTAAACCCAAAGCAATAAGAATATTGAAAGTGCCACCAGCAAAAGACTGTAAGCTATCTGATATCCAACTGGAAACCGCCGAAGCATCTATTTTAGAAGTTAGGTCATATCCTAATTTATCTTCCCATGTTCCTAATTGTTGTTTACTTGCTTTGATTACATCTTCTGAGTGTGCAACAGTATTTTCTATTTTATTTGCTAGCATCAATATTATTCCTCCAACAGGAATTAGAATGCCTATGACCGATCCAATTAAGAGTACGCTTACAGCCAAATCAGAATTCCAACCTCTTTTTACTAACTTTCCCATGGGTTTGCGTAACAATACATAGAAGGTTATGGCTCCTAGAACTCCTGATAAGTAAGGGAGCATCTCTGTGAAAATTAATGATGCCATTAATAGAATAAGAAGTATTATAAATAACTGCCTAATCACTTTAGGATTTATTGCTTTCATGATTTTATAGATTTAGATGGTTGTTCAGAATTTGTGTTGTTGTCTTCCAAAGCAACATAGCTTGGTGTAATTTTGTGGCCGTATCTTTTGGCGTAAATATAGGTGAACTCTGCACCGAAAAATAGAATCAGGCAAGAATAAGAAACCCAGAGAAGTATTAAAACAATTGTACCTGCCGCACCGTAAGTAGAACCAGGATTTGCCTCACCAAAATAAAAGCCTAAAAGCGATTTTCCTATGACGAATAAGACTGCGGTAATTAAAGCTCCAATCCAAACTGTTTTCCATCGAATTTTTGCATCTGGCATATACCGGAACATTAGTGCAAATAGTACCGTTATGATGCCTATGGAGACGGTGAAGTCTAATAAATAAGCAATGTAAATTAGAATATCAGGAAAAACCTTCCTTATGTATTCGTTTAAAGCAGAGATTCCTGCAGTGACAATAAAACTAACTAACAAAAGAAAGCCAATGACCAAGATAAAAGCAAAACTTCTAGCTCTATCTGTTACCAATTTCCAGAAATTTGCGTTGGGGTTAGGCTTAATGTGCCACATTTCATTTAGGGATAATTTTAATTGATAAAATACCCCTGTAGCACCAAAAAGTAATGTTCCAATCCCGATTATGGTAGAAATTAAATTTTCTTCCTTGTTTTGTGTTTCTGCAATGATGGTTTCAATAGCTTCTGCCGCATTACTGCCCAGAGCAGTAGAGATTTCAGAGGTTAATCTTCCTTGAACAATTTCTGTTCCCCAAATACTACCTACAATATTTATGATAATAATAAGCAGTGCGGGTAGTGATAAAACCGCATAATAAGCCACTACGGCACTTAGGCGCCAAGGGTTAGCTTTGTCCCAAGCTTTATAAGTGTCCACAATTAAAGAAGGTAAATCTTTAAGTTTAAATTTTTTCTCGCTGTTATCTAGCATTAGCTTTAAAACTTTGTATTTATAGGTAAAAGTAATTATGAAGTTTTAATTAATTTAACTGTATCAATAAATATATTTCTTTAATAAGTGAGATTCATTTTAAAAAGGTGATATCAGTCATTGCTGATCTGTTTTGTGAAGCGTATTTTTGTAGTATCATCTTTTCTAAGGGTGATTTTTTAAATAACAAACCACCATGAAAAAAATTTTCCTTTTTATCATCTTAATTACCATAGCTAGCTGTAAGAGTACCAAGCTTGTAGATAGTTATAAGAATCCTGAAAATGTAGTTTTCACAGCTTATAAAGTTTTATTGGTGGGCATGACCCCTAACGAGGAAACTAGAGTAGCCTTTGAAAGCCGACTCAAAGAAGAGTTTGATAAAAGAAAAATTGAATCTATGCGTAGCATTGATCTTTTTGATGTCAATTTTACAGCATCGGCAAAGACCGAAGAAGAATTAAGAGCGGTAGAGAGACAGTTGTTAGATAAAGATTTTGATGCGGTTTTGTTTGCAAAGGTGCTTGGCTCAGAAAGTAAGCAGACCGTAAGAAAGAAAATATCTGATTGGGGGAATTATACAGGTAAGTTTAGAGATGATTATTTACAGCATCAAGATATATATAATAGTACTGGATATTATGACCAGTTTAAAGTGTACCATACAGAAACCACATTGTATTGTATTTGTGAGGGCAAAGAACAATCTATGGTTTGGCGTGGAAGTATAGATTTAACAGACCCAAAAAATATAGACCAGTCTATAGATGAATATGTACAACTTGTTGTAAACGCTATGCAAGAACAAGATGTCATATTTAGAAAAAAATAAACCCCTAAGCTTTGTTAAGTTTAGAGGTTGTAATTTTTAGCTTTTTTAATTAAATCTTATCTTTTGTTAAGCTTAAGGATAAAAAATAAGTCCCGCAAAATAACTAAAGATTAGAACGATAATGAAAAATAGGATAGTAACAAGTAAGCTTATCCCAATTCTCTTGTAATCAATTGATCTGTGTTTTTGATGGTTAATACTGTCTTTCATAATTAATGGTTCAAGGTTCTGACTGTAAAGGTATTACGCCTACTTAAATTATATTGTTGTGGTTAGACGAATAGACATTTACTGTCGATGAAAGTCATATTTAAATAGATTAGCCAATTTTTAAGAGTAGGAAAAATCGCTTTTTTAAATAAATATCATCGCTTTTTAAGGGTTCTTGTCGTATTGAAAACTTCTTTTCTTTAATTATACTTCATTTAAAATGTAGATGAGCTGTTTCTTGTCTAAGAAATTTAGAATCATTACTTGTATTTAAGAGGTTGATTGTCAGTTAGATAAATTTAATTTTTTGATAATGATTTTTTAACGTTCAATTTTAAAATAATTTCTTGTTTTTCCATTTTTTTTGTTTTCATTTGTCATCTCAAACCAATATAAAATAAGCGGTTTGGCAACTAAGCTTTTAGCTACATATAATGAGTATTAATTTTATGTTCGGGGGATTGGAAAATAGGAAGGCAAATCCAATGCCGGTCTTGAAAAGAGGCAACCGAATAAAAGTATTTTCTTCTATAGAATCTAGAATCGTGAGCAGTCAACACGATTATTTTTTTATACCTACTACCCAACGTCAAATCATTATCTAGGGATTGTATTAATTTATTTGGTAAAAACAGCAGTGTTTTTAAAATCAGTTTATTAGTTTTAACAAATACAATCCATTTTAATGAATACAAAATATATCAATTTAATAGATCAAACGTATTATTTTCCTCAAGAAGAATTTACTTTAGAGGGCGAAAACCTTAATTTTCACGGCATTCCTTTAATGGATTTGGTAGAGAAATATGGTAGCCCCATGAAATTTACGTACCTGCCTAAAATCTCTGAAAATATAAACAGAGCAAAAGCATGGTTTAAAATTGCGATGGAAAAGAATGATTATAAGGGTAAGTACCACTATTGTTATTGTACAAAAAGTTCACATTTTCAACCTGTTTTAAATGAAGTGCTGAATAATGATGTGCATATTGAAACTTCTTCGGCCTATGATATAAACATCGTGGAAAAGCTTAAGAAGAAAGGCAAAATTAAGGACGATACCTATGTAATATGTAACGGCTTTAAAAGAGACGAGTATATAGATAACATTGGTAGGTTAATTAACGAGGGTCATCATAATTGTATTCCTATTATAGATAACTACGAAGAGATAGATCTATTGTCAGATGTCATTGAAGATACTTTCAAAGTTGGTATTCGTATCGCTTCCGAAGAAGAGCCTAAATTTGAGTTCTATACATCAAGGTTAGGAATAGGGTATAAAAACATTGTTCCTTTTTATGAAAATCAGATAAAAGATAATGATAAAGTAGAGCTTAAAATGCTTCACTTCTTTATAAACACAGGAATTCGTGACAATGCCTATTATTGGAATGAATTGGTGAAATGTTTAAAAGTTTACATTCGCCTTAAAAAAATGTGCCCTTCATTAGACAGTTTAAATATTGGTGGTGGTTTTCCTATAAAGAATTCATTAGCTTTTGATTATGATTATCAATATATGATTGATGAAATTATCAATCAAATTAATATTGCTTGTCAAGAAGCGGAAGTTCCAGTACCTCATATATTTACAGAATTTGGTAGCTTTACTGTAGGAGAAAGTGGGGGCGCTATTTATGAAATATTATATCAAAAGCAACAAAACGATCGTGAGAAATGGAACATGATAGATTCTTCTTTCATTACCACCTTGCCAGATACTTGGGCAATTAATAAACGTTTTGTGATGTTGCCAATTAATCGTTGGCAAGATGAATATGAGCGTGTACTCTTAGGAGGCCTAACATGCGATAGTGATGATTATTAC encodes:
- a CDS encoding AI-2E family transporter, producing the protein MKAINPKVIRQLFIILLILLMASLIFTEMLPYLSGVLGAITFYVLLRKPMGKLVKRGWNSDLAVSVLLIGSVIGILIPVGGIILMLANKIENTVAHSEDVIKASKQQLGTWEDKLGYDLTSKIDASAVSSWISDSLQSFAGGTFNILIALGLMYFMLYYMLTNRRQLRESLYEYIPIGNDNLKIIGKDVQAMVRSNALGIPLVAFAQGIVALIGFLIFNIEQPFFWAVIVFVGSMIPFIGTFIGTLPVFILTLASGKDFQAWGILIYGLVVIGSTDNLLRLVILKRIDNVHPLITLIGVIVGVPLFGFIGLIFGPLLISLFLIVLRIYKDEYGQEVHRKEQL
- a CDS encoding YihY/virulence factor BrkB family protein; translation: MLDNSEKKFKLKDLPSLIVDTYKAWDKANPWRLSAVVAYYAVLSLPALLIIIINIVGSIWGTEIVQGRLTSEISTALGSNAAEAIETIIAETQNKEENLISTIIGIGTLLFGATGVFYQLKLSLNEMWHIKPNPNANFWKLVTDRARSFAFILVIGFLLLVSFIVTAGISALNEYIRKVFPDILIYIAYLLDFTVSIGIITVLFALMFRYMPDAKIRWKTVWIGALITAVLFVIGKSLLGFYFGEANPGSTYGAAGTIVLILLWVSYSCLILFFGAEFTYIYAKRYGHKITPSYVALEDNNTNSEQPSKSIKS
- a CDS encoding arginine decarboxylase, with product MNTKYINLIDQTYYFPQEEFTLEGENLNFHGIPLMDLVEKYGSPMKFTYLPKISENINRAKAWFKIAMEKNDYKGKYHYCYCTKSSHFQPVLNEVLNNDVHIETSSAYDINIVEKLKKKGKIKDDTYVICNGFKRDEYIDNIGRLINEGHHNCIPIIDNYEEIDLLSDVIEDTFKVGIRIASEEEPKFEFYTSRLGIGYKNIVPFYENQIKDNDKVELKMLHFFINTGIRDNAYYWNELVKCLKVYIRLKKMCPSLDSLNIGGGFPIKNSLAFDYDYQYMIDEIINQINIACQEAEVPVPHIFTEFGSFTVGESGGAIYEILYQKQQNDREKWNMIDSSFITTLPDTWAINKRFVMLPINRWQDEYERVLLGGLTCDSDDYYNSEQNMNAIYLPKYRRDKPLFIGFFNTGAYQESIGGYGGLQHCLIPQPKHILIDRDENGKLTTKLFNEQQKAEDLLKILGYDDN